The Cryptomeria japonica chromosome 2, Sugi_1.0, whole genome shotgun sequence region ACAGTAACGCCAACCAGAAGACTTAGAGGAAGCATTTAGAGACTAGTGAAAGATGGACAAAGAATTCGAAGCGATTGAACCAATGCTATACTGAAATATGCATTTTAAGGAATAGAAATTCAGATACCATTGGGATGAGTCCAATAACGTTAAGCCAAAAATCAGAGTATTTAGTACCAAGACCTAGACAACCAACTAGTGATAATGGTAGAAGTTGACCTGGTTCGATGATACTCTAATGTTGTCTAGAAGCGTAAGTGGTGGTCAATGGATTCTGTGTGTCGCTTTGTGATACCTTATGCACGTCTTTATTTAGTTGACCCGTACAATTTTTAAATGAACATTTGACTTGTAATTGTGCTACAGCATGTCGTTGAGTTGTTTCAAATCATATTTATAATGCTACAATATATTTTTATTGAGTTTTTTAAGTTACTTTAAGATGACTTTTATTCAAATCACTTGAGGAAGATTATTTGTTATTCAACTTCAAGAGGTCTATCTATTTGTTATTCAACTTCAAGAGGTCTATGTTAATTCTACTGCAAGAGGTTTACATTTATATGTTTAGTCTTGGTATTAAGTAgtaataagaaataaataaaaggtTATTTTTAAGATAAGTCATTTATAATATTAGttgatttataaaattattttcatttttggaaaaataatcaaataaagataatattttaaaacttttaatttaTCTAGTCATCAATTTTTCATATTATCACCAAATCAATATGTCAATACAAAGAATAAAGTAAAATTTATAAAGGGCTTAACAAGAAGAGAAAAATAGTtggcaaaagaaaagaaaatatgaaCAAAGATCATAACAGGGCATTTAAATACTTTATTGGTCTAGCCTAAAACTTAATTCTATATAAACCAATGTAAATGCTTATAGTGATGATCCATATTGGGACCACAAAGGCTCAATTTATTTTGCATGTAATACCCCACCCCCAATTCACTAATTATCCAATGCAAGAGCATAGTCCCATCTTTATCATATGTCATATCAACCATATTAAAACGCTTATGTATAACCAAAGTTATGGTAGGCATTGAATCAATATCACCACCAAAGAGatctatcaaaaatattagtgGAAGCATAGATATTAAGCATGCCAAAAGTATGATTTTCAATATTTAAGAAAGTCCAAATCACTTAACTAGTGGGATCACAATCATGATCAGCCACATGCTAGAGCCACCTGGGAGAGAGAAAGATGACAAAACCTCTTTAACTTATCATGATTACTAGGAAATATGTATTAGCTAGCTAAATAACATTACAAGCTACCAAAAAAAGATACTAGTAATTTTAAACTCTTACAAATAGAGGATATCCaatgctaattttttaatgagcatCTCTCATAACATGCTTCATAGAGACATCAATACAACCTCAAACATTctagaaaataaaattttattaacaAGAAACAAGAGGCATGTCATCTCTATCAAACCCTTCAAGAGAAGAATAGTGATTTTATAATTTAGCATTCAAGAAAATTCTTAATTGGTTGTTGGGAATCAACATCTTTCTTTTTCCCACAAAAATTTGCCTTCCCTTAAACACCTTAATGGACTCCAAGAATGATCCAGGTACATAGGAGAAGGAAAGGAACCAATAGTATTCTTTGGATGTGAGGATAAAACAAATACTAACTACAACAATCTAGAAAAATTAGGCCAAGAAGCCTCACTAATAGAAGAAGGTACCTCTTTCCCCTTCTCTAAAGGGTTTGAAGACACCCTTGTTTAGGAAATAGCAAATGAGTAGTTAATATTAATTGAAGGCTTTGTTTGAGTTCTACCAAAACCAACAATTCTATATTTGTGATTCTCAATTATAGCCCACCCTtcatcattttttgaggagaagccTCAGTATGCTAGGAAGAAGGCTTATTAGGAGAAGAGGCTAAACGACAATCCTTAATATTATGATCAAATGGCTAACACCTAAGGCAAGTATTTAGTAAGCTAAGGTAAAGAACACACTAGGTGTGACATAAATGGCCAATCTACATAGCTACAAACTCTTTGAAATCCTTAGAAATATCATTCTCTATACGTACAATTTTTGGGTGAGCCAAATAAAAAATTTTAAGCTCAAGGCAAATGACCTTGCTAAGTGAGGTAGCAATAGTGGCTAAAATTTCAAAAAAGTCAATGCAGCCCTAGAAATTTATACCATATAAGTATACAAAGTATCTTTTCATCTAGGATGGAAGAAAGTTGGATGTCCAAAGTTGAAAAATCAAGAGAGACACACGAACATACCATGAGCCATGTTTAAAGATAACCACTACATGACTACCTTAACAAAATAGAAGAGAAAAAACTTTAATAGGATTTTGGACTACATCAACCTAAATCTCATGTAAGGCCCAATATTTATTAGCCCATTCCCTAAGCATAAATTCTAGGAGAGTTCTCCCAACAAATTATCCTTTAAAATAAAATGCTCTAGTCATTTACAAGCATTATCAAACTCAATAATATATAAAATGATATATGCTCAAATATCAAATTGTTTGCATTGTGAAAAACCTTCAACACTTACTTTTGAGAACACTTGTTTGATAGAACCATTGTCCAAAGTTACAAAACTGTCAACACAAAATAAAACTACTAGAATGATATAATTTGAGACCATATAAAAAACCATCCAAAAATAACTTACAATAAAAGCAAAGGATTAAGAGGTTTACTATATCAAAGTCATGGTGTGACATGAGAACGAAAATGGACTTCTAAAAGAGACCCAAAGCCTTCATAAATAACTATTTTGATTTACTattgttttccctatttttgtaGACAGTGGATTTAATCCAATCCacacatttttattcatttttatatTAAACTTGAACACATACAACATTTAGTATCGGTTTACTTAATCCAAAACATAATTTTAAAGCTATTTATGTACATTTATTGAATGTTCTCCAAGTAATCCAGGCACTGTACTAAAATACCAAATCTAATCTGAAAAACAGTTAACGCCATGCACGTCGATCTAAAATTATACCTGAACCTTTTTCTCTGGAAATCCTAGCCAAACCCTTTTCTTTAGAATTTCTTGAAATTCTACCCACACATCCCTGAAtgcttctttcttctttctcactattaaAAACTCCGGAGCGATCAAATACCACATTCCGCGATAGCACACTATTCGTCTGATACCTGAAAAACTTTGGATTCATAGTATTATTACACGACTGGAAAAAAAGGGTGGCTGAGTGCTTGTTTTACAGTGGGTCTGCATTTGGGATCCCATGAGCACAAACGCTTTACAAGATCAATCACTTCCTCACTCGCAATCGACATCAATCTACGTAAATTCTTCCTACAATTCTCCCCATCAAACTCTTTTGGAAACTAGTAGTCCAATGACTCTGCTAACTTCAATCCCTCAGGCCATGTCTTTTCATTGGGGCATCCAATCACACAGCATATGTTATAAATCTGATTTCTCCAGTCACTTCTACTTCCAAAAATGGGTTCAAGACCATAGAACTGAGCTATTATGACTCCAAGTGACCACATATCAATGGCGAAATCATAGGATGATGATTTGAGCAGAAGTTCAGGCGCCTTATAGGCTATGGTTCCAACATTTGGATCCAAGGGCTCgttcttttccattttctccttcatGTTAATAGCAAACCCAAAGTCTGAGATTTTGATTTTGTTTCCCTTCAGCAAGAGATTTTCAGGCTTGAGATCACGATGGCAATACCCAAGTCCATGCATGTATTCCAGAGCTTTCAAAATCTTAAAACATAGTCTCTGAACTGTTCTACTCAAGGAGGGCTCTTTTCTATTCTTAATGATTCTCCATAGATCAGAATCCATGTATTCTAGTACTATATGGAGGTGCCCTCCTTCCTCGTAGGTGTCCCGTAGTGATACAATATTGGGGTGTTGAAGTGCACGTAGTGACTTCTCTTCTTCCTTGAAGAGGGATTCATAAAACCCGTCATTCTTTTTATTGTGCAATCTTTTGATCGCCACTACTTCATC contains the following coding sequences:
- the LOC131039185 gene encoding cyclin-dependent kinase F-4-like produces the protein MGKYRLIEKLGEGGYGTIWKAINKWIDEVVAIKRLHNKKNDGFYESLFKEEEKSLRALQHPNIVSLRDTYEEGGHLHIVLEYMDSDLWRIIKNRKEPSLSRTVQRLCFKILKALEYMHGLGYCHRDLKPENLLLKGNKIKISDFGFAINMKEKMEKNEPLDPNVGTIAYKAPELLLKSSSYDFAIDMWSLGVIIAQFYGLEPIFGSRSDWRNQIYNICCVIGCPNEKTWPEGLKLAESLDY